In one Actinomycetes bacterium genomic region, the following are encoded:
- a CDS encoding DUF2231 domain-containing protein, with amino-acid sequence MGSIEIGSFARDLHPMVVHFPVALMLTGLAFEVAAVVRRHAGLARVALLLIALGFAAALVAVVTGLTNPEVRAVQHTLSVTPPSEPGTRALFLQRLERIRVHQRLAYGVLVTGALALLVRLWRTRGVLWTAASVVSGAALAAAVIATGFAGGRLAR; translated from the coding sequence GTGGGGTCGATCGAAATCGGAAGCTTCGCCCGCGACCTGCACCCGATGGTGGTGCACTTTCCGGTCGCCCTCATGCTGACCGGCCTCGCCTTCGAGGTGGCGGCGGTCGTGCGCCGCCATGCCGGCCTGGCCAGGGTCGCCCTGCTGCTGATCGCGCTCGGGTTCGCCGCCGCCCTGGTCGCGGTCGTCACCGGGCTCACCAACCCGGAGGTCCGGGCGGTCCAGCACACCCTGTCGGTCACGCCCCCGAGCGAGCCGGGCACCCGGGCGCTGTTCCTGCAGCGCCTCGAACGGATCCGGGTCCACCAGCGGCTCGCCTACGGCGTGCTCGTCACCGGTGCGCTCGCCCTGCTGGTGCGGCTCTGGCGCACCAGGGGCGTGCTGTGGACGGCCGCGTCCGTGGTGTCCGGGGCGGCCCTGGCCGCCGCGGTGATCGCCACCGGCTTCGCGGGAGGCCGCCTTGCCCGGTAG
- the clpP gene encoding ATP-dependent Clp endopeptidase proteolytic subunit ClpP — MAQANLVPIVIEQTSRGERSFDIFSRLLKDRIIFLGTPIDDTIANLVMAQLLHLESEDPDKDISIYINSPGGSITDLLAIYDTMQYVKPDVSTICMGMAASAAAVILAAGTKGKRYALPHSTILIHQPSGGARGQSADIEIQAREILRLRKLLDEIMAKHTGQTVEKISNDTDRDFIMSAEQALEYGMVDEIITARQVVPVIGSSTAPEGVSRPSDNGPEPTAAPPAS; from the coding sequence ATGGCCCAAGCCAACCTCGTGCCAATCGTCATCGAGCAGACGAGCCGGGGGGAGCGCTCCTTCGACATCTTCTCGAGGCTGCTCAAGGACCGCATCATCTTCCTTGGCACGCCGATCGACGACACCATCGCCAACCTCGTCATGGCCCAGCTCCTGCACCTCGAGAGCGAGGACCCGGACAAGGACATCTCGATCTACATCAACTCACCGGGCGGCTCGATCACCGACCTGCTGGCCATCTACGACACCATGCAGTACGTCAAGCCCGACGTCTCGACCATCTGCATGGGCATGGCCGCGTCGGCCGCCGCGGTCATCCTGGCCGCTGGCACCAAGGGCAAGCGCTACGCCCTGCCCCACTCGACGATCCTGATCCACCAGCCCTCGGGTGGCGCCCGCGGCCAGTCGGCCGACATCGAGATCCAGGCCCGGGAGATCCTGCGCCTGCGCAAGCTGCTGGACGAGATCATGGCCAAGCACACCGGCCAGACGGTGGAGAAGATCTCCAACGACACCGACCGGGACTTCATCATGAGCGCCGAGCAGGCGCTCGAGTACGGCATGGTCGACGAGATCATCACCGCCCGGCAGGTGGTACCGGTGATCGGCTCGTCCACCGCGCCGGAGGGCGTGTCCCGGCCGAGCGACAACGGCCCGGAGCCGACCGCGGCTCCGCCCGCGTCCTGA
- a CDS encoding HAD family phosphatase: protein MPVAIHVVFDMDGVIVDSEPTHERANLEYAATLGVAYDARLAGDMMGRRVRDLTDALALEVGLPPDEVFAGREAVFWRLLDERLEPMPGLHAAIDKLAGAGLSLAVASSGTRAYVEHVLDRLGVRTAFSAVVSGEDVVHGKPDPEIYLLAAERLAADPADCVAVEDTTHGIASARAAGMRTVAVRHPLNADLDLSAADTVASDLTAAVDWILA from the coding sequence ATGCCGGTCGCCATCCATGTCGTGTTCGACATGGATGGCGTGATCGTGGACTCCGAGCCCACTCACGAGCGCGCGAACCTCGAGTACGCGGCCACCCTGGGGGTTGCCTACGACGCCCGGCTGGCCGGCGACATGATGGGCCGCCGTGTCCGGGACCTGACCGACGCGCTCGCGCTCGAGGTCGGGCTGCCGCCCGACGAGGTGTTCGCCGGCCGGGAGGCGGTGTTCTGGCGCCTGCTCGACGAGCGGCTCGAGCCCATGCCCGGCCTGCACGCCGCCATCGACAAGCTCGCCGGGGCGGGCCTGTCCCTGGCGGTGGCCAGCTCTGGCACCCGCGCCTACGTCGAGCACGTGCTCGACCGCTTGGGCGTGCGCACGGCGTTCTCGGCGGTGGTCTCGGGCGAGGATGTCGTGCACGGCAAGCCAGACCCGGAGATCTACCTGCTCGCCGCCGAGCGGCTCGCCGCCGACCCGGCCGACTGCGTGGCCGTCGAGGACACCACCCACGGCATCGCCTCCGCCCGAGCGGCCGGCATGCGCACGGTCGCCGTCCGCCACCCGCTCAACGCCGACCTCGACCTCTCCGCCGCCGACACGGTCGCCAGCGACCTGACCGCCGCGGTCGACTGGATCCTGGCGTAG